A stretch of Lactuca sativa cultivar Salinas chromosome 6, Lsat_Salinas_v11, whole genome shotgun sequence DNA encodes these proteins:
- the LOC111890165 gene encoding extensin isoform X2, whose protein sequence is MESSDDHNSTNNQTLEKLELLELERREVIGEILKLNPSYKAPADYKPLLKEAKVVIPIKEYPERNFIGEIFSGDTLKRMEKETGAKLRVYGMKSDTKKESEITSYDENKADYEELSVFVTADSYEKVDAAVSMIEILITQVSANTEPEPKEVQVSEDNPTMVSLTQDPNPPSSVNQTPPLPQFPQYPNQWLPNLSVSTPHFSNLSVSTPSNSAPIQSHPLHRPPNIGYRGPPRNPMPPVQGAPRQHNFSSPNMRPMGSPIPRPLTSGGWSQPPAAPQMMIRPPPPPPPPVRSMPPPSIRQQPPMTALRPQPPSSNDFTFQTHRPPPLSSQPLPRPGSQFMPPPQPSFRPGPPPPPMMQQAFHRPQNSHQMGGPSDRRPVFSGHGPPPPAARQFGPPSNFLPPRPGNFGQVPQNHHPAMGFRPQNFLPPNQQLRGNAPYPLGRPGHQSVPRQQIYDPFSPSAGPHKPGNPQNLRKQESDPEYDDLMASVGVK, encoded by the exons ATGGAGTCAAGTGATGATCATAATTCAACAAACAACCAAACTCTCGAG AAATTAGAGTTGTTAGAACTTGAAAGGCGTGAGGTTATTG GAGAAATACTTAAACTGAATCCAAGCTACAAGGCTCCAGCTGATTATAAGCCATTGTTAAAGGAGGCTAAAGTTGTAATTCCA atTAAAGAATATCCCGAACGCAATTTTATTGGGGAAATATTTTCGGGTGATACTTTAAAGCGAATGGAAAAG GAAACTGGGGCAAAATTACGGGTTTATGGTATGAAATCAGATACAAAGAAAGAg AGTGAGATAACTTCATATGATGAAAATAAAGCTGATTATGAAGAGTTGTCTGTTTTTGTCACTGCTGACTCTTATGAGAAGGTTGATGCTGCAGTTTCCATGATTGAGATACTAATCACACAAGTTTCA gcAAACACTGAACCTGAACCTAAAGAAGTTCAAGTTTCTGAAGATAACCCAACCATGGTTAGTCTAACCCAAGATCCAAATCCACCTTCCTCTGTAAACCAAACACCACCATTACCTCAGTTTCCTCAATACCCTAATCAATGGCTTCCAAACTTGTCAGTTTCAACCCCTCATTTTTCAAATTTGTCAGTTTCAACCCCTTCAAATTCTGCCCCCATACAATCCCATCCGCTTCACCGACCACCAAATATAGGTTATCGGGGCCCACCCAGGAACCCTATGCCACCTGTACAAGGAGCGCCACGTCAGCATAATTTTTCATCCCCAAATATGCGGCCAATGGGGTCGCCTATTCCTCGACCTTTGACCTCTGGTGGTTGGTCTCAACCGCCGGCTGCCCCACAGATGATGATTCGACCACcgccgccaccgccaccaccggtTAGGTCAATGCCGCCGCCATCTATAAGGCAGCAGCCGCCCATGACCGCCTTAAGACCACAACCACCAAGTTCTAACGATTTCACCTTTCAAACCCACCGCCCACCACCGCTCTCCTCTCAGCCACTTCCAAGGCCAGGGTCTCAATTCATGCCGCCACCTCAACCGTCGTTCCGGCCAGGACCACCACCGCCGCCTATGATGCAACAAGCGTTTCATAGGCCACAGAATAGCCATCAAATGGGCGGTCCATCGGACAGGCGGCCGGTTTTTTCCGGCCATGGTCCACCACCACCTGCCGCTAGGCAGTTTGGTCCACCATCCAACTTTTTGCCGCCAAGGCCTGGCAACTTTGGACAAgttccacaaaatcatcatccGGCAATGGGATTTCGGCCCCAGAACTTTTTGCCTCCAAATCAGCAGTTACGTGGCAATGCACCGTATCCTTTGGGTAGGCCAGGTCATCAATCTGTGCCACGTCAGCAGATATATGATCCGTTTTCGCCTAGTGCTGGCCCGCATAAGCCTGGGAATCCTCAAAATTTAAGGAAACAGGAAAGTGATCCTGAGTATGATGACTTGATGGCATCTGTTGGAGTCAAGTGA
- the LOC111890165 gene encoding extensin isoform X1 yields MSTKVQPISMEDTIQTSITTTSSVSSTVSPKVSLFSKKSGFVIPKNKLSGSLVPIFRGNKKPGGADVANEESTKQVLRKTKWGPDLTQDSFVKKGRASAYQTRLDQITQQLNSGIMESSDDHNSTNNQTLEKLELLELERREVIGEILKLNPSYKAPADYKPLLKEAKVVIPIKEYPERNFIGEIFSGDTLKRMEKETGAKLRVYGMKSDTKKESEITSYDENKADYEELSVFVTADSYEKVDAAVSMIEILITQVSANTEPEPKEVQVSEDNPTMVSLTQDPNPPSSVNQTPPLPQFPQYPNQWLPNLSVSTPHFSNLSVSTPSNSAPIQSHPLHRPPNIGYRGPPRNPMPPVQGAPRQHNFSSPNMRPMGSPIPRPLTSGGWSQPPAAPQMMIRPPPPPPPPVRSMPPPSIRQQPPMTALRPQPPSSNDFTFQTHRPPPLSSQPLPRPGSQFMPPPQPSFRPGPPPPPMMQQAFHRPQNSHQMGGPSDRRPVFSGHGPPPPAARQFGPPSNFLPPRPGNFGQVPQNHHPAMGFRPQNFLPPNQQLRGNAPYPLGRPGHQSVPRQQIYDPFSPSAGPHKPGNPQNLRKQESDPEYDDLMASVGVK; encoded by the exons ATGAGTACAAAGGTTCAACCAATATCAATGGAGGACACCATTCAAACTTCCATAACAACCACTTCATCTGTATCATCAACAGTAAGCCCAAAGGTCTCCTTGTTCTCAAAAAAATCCGGATTCGTAATACCAAAAAACAAGCTATCAGGCTCCTTAGTACCCATCTTCCGAGGCAACAAAAAGCCAGGTGGCGCTGATGTGGCAAATGAAGAAAGCACAAAACAAGTGCTGAGAAAAACAAAATGGGGCCCGGATTTGAcacaagattcttttgtcaaaaagGGAAGAGCTTCAGCATATCAg ACTAGATTGGATCAAATTACACAACAACTTAATTCAGGAATCATGGAGTCAAGTGATGATCATAATTCAACAAACAACCAAACTCTCGAG AAATTAGAGTTGTTAGAACTTGAAAGGCGTGAGGTTATTG GAGAAATACTTAAACTGAATCCAAGCTACAAGGCTCCAGCTGATTATAAGCCATTGTTAAAGGAGGCTAAAGTTGTAATTCCA atTAAAGAATATCCCGAACGCAATTTTATTGGGGAAATATTTTCGGGTGATACTTTAAAGCGAATGGAAAAG GAAACTGGGGCAAAATTACGGGTTTATGGTATGAAATCAGATACAAAGAAAGAg AGTGAGATAACTTCATATGATGAAAATAAAGCTGATTATGAAGAGTTGTCTGTTTTTGTCACTGCTGACTCTTATGAGAAGGTTGATGCTGCAGTTTCCATGATTGAGATACTAATCACACAAGTTTCA gcAAACACTGAACCTGAACCTAAAGAAGTTCAAGTTTCTGAAGATAACCCAACCATGGTTAGTCTAACCCAAGATCCAAATCCACCTTCCTCTGTAAACCAAACACCACCATTACCTCAGTTTCCTCAATACCCTAATCAATGGCTTCCAAACTTGTCAGTTTCAACCCCTCATTTTTCAAATTTGTCAGTTTCAACCCCTTCAAATTCTGCCCCCATACAATCCCATCCGCTTCACCGACCACCAAATATAGGTTATCGGGGCCCACCCAGGAACCCTATGCCACCTGTACAAGGAGCGCCACGTCAGCATAATTTTTCATCCCCAAATATGCGGCCAATGGGGTCGCCTATTCCTCGACCTTTGACCTCTGGTGGTTGGTCTCAACCGCCGGCTGCCCCACAGATGATGATTCGACCACcgccgccaccgccaccaccggtTAGGTCAATGCCGCCGCCATCTATAAGGCAGCAGCCGCCCATGACCGCCTTAAGACCACAACCACCAAGTTCTAACGATTTCACCTTTCAAACCCACCGCCCACCACCGCTCTCCTCTCAGCCACTTCCAAGGCCAGGGTCTCAATTCATGCCGCCACCTCAACCGTCGTTCCGGCCAGGACCACCACCGCCGCCTATGATGCAACAAGCGTTTCATAGGCCACAGAATAGCCATCAAATGGGCGGTCCATCGGACAGGCGGCCGGTTTTTTCCGGCCATGGTCCACCACCACCTGCCGCTAGGCAGTTTGGTCCACCATCCAACTTTTTGCCGCCAAGGCCTGGCAACTTTGGACAAgttccacaaaatcatcatccGGCAATGGGATTTCGGCCCCAGAACTTTTTGCCTCCAAATCAGCAGTTACGTGGCAATGCACCGTATCCTTTGGGTAGGCCAGGTCATCAATCTGTGCCACGTCAGCAGATATATGATCCGTTTTCGCCTAGTGCTGGCCCGCATAAGCCTGGGAATCCTCAAAATTTAAGGAAACAGGAAAGTGATCCTGAGTATGATGACTTGATGGCATCTGTTGGAGTCAAGTGA